A part of Synechococcus sp. KORDI-49 genomic DNA contains:
- a CDS encoding TrkA family potassium uptake protein has product MARQRRRIRGQSQFQAITAPWRGPLTALSSVILAGSIGYRITEGWDWGDCLWMVLITISTIGYGEVHPLSSQGRLVTVLIVIGGLLVVQLFIQRVLGLTESGYFRQLREFRFQRLLQSMRNHVILCGYGRIGQEIAAQLQRDDIPLVVIETDPERSQIAESRGLKVLLADATLDESLLEAGLEQCRSLVAALPGDASNLYVVLSARDLQPSCRLIARANSDEAAAKLRLAGATVVVSPYIAGGRVMAASALRPLAINFMELLVGSNYEIEEFQLSSDPLHLLNVHGRSLQELELGRRSGALVLAIREGNDLIANPRGETKLAPGQLLIVLGSRPQLKCFQELLGEAVDSIETMAG; this is encoded by the coding sequence GCGATCACAGCTCCATGGCGGGGTCCCCTGACCGCCCTGAGCAGCGTGATTCTTGCCGGATCCATCGGTTACCGCATCACCGAAGGCTGGGACTGGGGGGACTGTCTCTGGATGGTGCTGATCACCATCAGCACCATCGGCTACGGCGAGGTGCATCCCCTCTCCTCACAGGGCCGGCTTGTGACCGTGCTGATCGTGATCGGCGGTCTGTTGGTGGTCCAGCTGTTCATCCAGCGCGTGCTGGGGCTGACAGAATCGGGTTACTTCCGACAACTTCGGGAGTTCCGCTTCCAGCGCCTGCTTCAGAGCATGCGGAATCACGTCATTCTCTGCGGTTACGGACGCATCGGTCAGGAGATCGCCGCTCAGCTGCAGCGCGATGACATCCCCCTCGTGGTGATCGAAACGGATCCCGAGCGAAGCCAGATCGCTGAATCACGAGGTCTGAAGGTGCTTCTGGCCGATGCGACGCTCGATGAATCCCTGCTCGAGGCTGGGCTGGAGCAATGCCGCAGCCTGGTAGCTGCGCTGCCCGGAGATGCATCGAACCTCTACGTGGTGCTCAGTGCCCGTGACCTGCAACCGTCCTGCCGTCTGATCGCCAGAGCCAACAGCGATGAAGCGGCCGCCAAACTGCGACTGGCCGGCGCCACTGTGGTGGTGAGCCCATACATCGCCGGAGGACGGGTGATGGCGGCTTCGGCTCTGCGACCGCTGGCGATCAATTTCATGGAGCTCCTGGTCGGCTCCAACTACGAGATCGAGGAATTTCAGCTCAGCAGCGACCCGCTGCATCTGCTCAACGTGCACGGCCGCTCTCTGCAGGAGCTCGAACTGGGACGGCGCAGCGGCGCCCTTGTGCTGGCGATCCGGGAAGGGAACGATCTGATCGCCAATCCCCGCGGGGAAACAAAGCTGGCCCCCGGACAGCTGCTGATCGTGCTGGGCAGCCGACCTCAGCTCAAGTGCTTTCAGGAGCTGCTGGGAGAGGCGGTCGACAGCATCGAAACCATGGCTGGCTGA